TGGCTTCAAATCCCTGCAAGAAACAATAATATCATTATAAAGTTGCTAATTGGAAAATGTAATTGTCCTAAAAACTAGTTAGTTCGTCACAGTCAGTAGTAGAATGTGGTGAAACAATGAGCTACTGAGTTAAGATTGTCTCATGTCTCAATCTATATTTAATTGGGATCTATTACCCCAAGTCCATTTGACACACTAAGGTTTTAGGTAACATCACATGAAGCAGCACAGTCTACTAAAGAAAATTGCCCTCACATGTCAGTTAATCTACAATTATACACAAGCAAGCATGACCGCActaaaaacgtaacttgagagCTGCAAATAGAAAGTCTTTATTATACACCAAGCTTTGAACATTCTTGGACCGTCACAAAAATGTTTAGTGGGACTTTCCAACCGATTGAGATGCGCTCAACAAATAAGAAATGCCTAATGAACGTGCATAAAAACAGGCATCCAAACTCTACCACCAACCCAGACCACCACCAATCTGGAATCCTCttctggttgttcacaatgtgtgcttcatgttttggctactcgcaatgttttttggctatcttgttgttatgatcagtgacctatgcactttgtaaagctctctcttggaagtcgctttggataaaagcgtctgctaaatgaatacatgtaaatgtaaatgtaaatgtacatacatTACCTGTAAACAATGTACATTACCTGTAAACAATGTACATTACCTGTAAACAATGTACATTACCTGTAAACAATGTACATTACCTGTAAACAATGTACATTACCTGTAAACAATGTACATTACCTGTAAACAATGTACATTACCTGTAAACAATGTCAAGTGAATGCAGGTATCCCAGTGCACTGGCCATTTCAGCAATGTAGAATTTCGCCCTGGGTTCCGTGAAAGTCCGCTCTTTTTGAAGATGAAAGAAAAGCTAAGATtgaacagaacacagagagtaCGACAGTTACTGGATATTGTTGAAGGGGCCAACACTTCAAACTCTCACAGCCAAAAACTGCAAATTCCCTTTTCCTGATTTAAATTCATTCATGCATGCTGAAGAGACTAAACACACAATTCCAGCAGTGGTATCAGAACGACCTTAAGAGATAAGAGAAAACCAGGTGAGGAAATAAGGTCTTGATATTTTCATAGTACCCTTGGCTTATGCTGGACAAGTGGTCAGGATGCATTCATTCTACAAAGCAGGAATCCAGCCCTGAGCCATCGttttcaccatggaaacaacgTGACGTTTTAAATAGATCTAGAAGTGAACTTTGCCACCACCATTATACCCCACAAAAGCCTTTTGATATAGCTCTTTATGAGTTTCTCATTTAAACATCACAGCGACAGCTCATCTACACAAACGGGGAAAAACCTAAACTTCTTTACCAGGAACAGAAATCTGTCTCACAAAAGATTGGTGAGAGTGAGGTCACAATGTGTCCAGATAGAGCTGACCCAGACCATCAAACACTGGGACTGGTGTTGGGGAGAATCAGTATAAGCAGTTTGTATGTATAAATGTTTAGAAGTATACAGTACATGCTttcaaaaacatgttttaaaccATATATTTAAAACCTGAAATAATGGTTGTTCATTCATGGACACAGCCTTAAGTGGCTTCATTGTGTTTCCAAGGTCAACAGagatacgagagagagagagtatacaCACTTGCTGTGCCAATACTATCCTGGGTTCCCCTTGGCCCACTGACTCAACACTGGGAACTATATTCATAACAGTGATCCTACTCActtctccaccattgacaaAATCCAAGACAAAGTACAGCTTGTCTGTCGTCTGAAAGGAATAATGAAGCCCGACCAGGAAGGGGTGTCTGACGTTCTTCAGCAGCACGTTGCGCTCTGCCATGATGTGTTTTTGCTGGTAACAGACACAAGAGGTGTTTCAGTGCAGCACACCCTTAAACTTACAGTGCTTCTTTAAAGACCGAAGGGGTCTGATGTGATAAAATCGCAGCCAGAACTACctctctcctgttgagaatGACTCTTTTCTGCAGAACCTTGATTGCGTAATACTTCCCGTCCAGGGTCCGTTTAGCCAGAAGAACCTTtacgagggagagaaagtatgTTAGCTAACCTCAGGCTCCATTGCTTAGACAATAGTAACCAACACAATGAGGCAGTGAAATTCCAGTGGAACTGAGGAACTCTCACTTCCTATGTGTAAAGGCCAATGGGTGTTCCATGCAGAAGTAAAACTGTATCCTTTACTACAGGGAGTAACTGTTTCAAAAGATGATGTGGTGCCCAGTTTTTCATTTTTGAAGGACTAAACACAAAACATACAATGTGTCTTAAAGATACAAAGCATATAGTTCGTTCattatctgccgcttgtccgggggtcgggtcgcgggggcagcaacctaagcagggaggcccagacttccctctccccggccacttccaccagctcttcctgggggaccccgaggcgttccaaggccagccgagagacatagtccctccagcgtgtcctgggtcttccccggggcctcttcccagtgggacgtgcccagaacacctcaccagggaggcgtccaggaggcatcctgatcagatgcccgagccacctcagctGGCAAAGCATATGACTATTGTAAatgtcgtttttttttcttctgatgACATACCTTTCCAAAGCTCCCTTTGCCTATAACTTTCAGAAAGTCAAAGTCTGTGGGTTTTGCcctgggaaaaaaaacaaaacaagtaaaTGACATTTACACAAATGACACATGCACATTTTCACTAAGAGTGTTAAAAAAATCATTTCAGGCAAGTCCTATATGTAAATAATTTGTGGAACGCACTGTGGATTTCCAGACGGTCCCAGGTTAATGTTTCTGGAGCCAGAGCTGTTCTGTAAACCAATGAGAAAACACGTCATCTCAACTGGGGTGAACGTTTAAATGAAGCCATGGTCTCATACAACGGCCTGTCTGCTAAAGACCATCACCAGGGGCCAACCttgtcatcctcatcctcagagGCATCTGAGAAGTTCTGTGATTTGTCCATCTGCAGGAACGCTCTGACATCAGGGCTGTGTGACAGAGGGCCAGGGCGTCGAAGGgttaaataaacacacaatGACACTGTTGTTAGGGGAAATCTACTTCCTCCATCTTACAAACCATGGGTCAGGAGATGTCACCATGACAAAACAGGGTGAGAAAACAGAAACCATGACAAATCGCAAAAGGCTGATATCCATTTCCCTCCTGAacttgtaattatgaagataaAGATATGTGGCACGTGCAACAAGCATCAATCAGTTAAAATATTAATTTAATTCATTAGCAACACAGTAACTTAAACACATACTGTAATATTAGTGCTACTCACTGGTTGCTGAGCTGAGTGTGGGAGACCAGTCTCTGGATGAACTCATGCAACCCTGTTCTTCGCTGCTTAATAAACTCTAGAGAAGGAATGAAAATAATCTTAGTTAAATTAGTGGACTCTGGAGACTCGTGATGTAATATAGCATGCCCAGCACAATACCTTACCTGGATCAAAATTATCTCCGAATATTCTCTTAGCAGGGATTTTCAAGTTTAATGTTGGAAACTGTTTCCGCAACTGTATTAAAAGAGAATATATGATATAAGCATTGATATTTAATGTAGGCCGGGAGTTCATTTACTTATGTACTTATTACTCAGAAGGACAGTCACAAGAGCTGAATCATCTGAATTTGGAAATGTCAACTTTGCTTTACATAAATGTCCAGCCTAAATATAGACTAGACTGCATATTGAATAAGGTGATTCAGCATGCGTATCTCATTGTGGCACACACTTACCGTATTGTAGAGCTTGTCAAACTCGGCATACCGTCTAAAGACAAACCACTCATGTCTTCCAACACTGACCATCACTTTGTATACCTGGAAGAACGCGATCTAGTTCAGTTTGAGATCCACACAGCTAATGCTGCTAATGTAACAATGCATTTCGCACCGCAACCGTGACACTGCACACCAAACTGTCTCCAAGGATTGCTAGCCCCAGTCACTTCCTGTTGACCAGCTGTCACCAAGGCGACGGTTTACTCACGGTGTAGCGTTTCTTCTTGTCCCTCTGCTCGTTGTAGCAGGGGATGCTGACGTTGGGGCAGCTGGACTGCTCCTCCATCCTGAggacgggtgggggggggggttggaggtgaaaggtcacagaGATGTTGGTCAGAGATCAAGTTTTGAAGCGCAAAACCTTCAGAGCGAGCAAGAAACACTTCAGGTCAACAGCTGACCCTTCCCCATCCTGATTCACTGCTGTGGAGGAGAAACAAACAGATGTacgtttttccttgtcttccttgagggtttaggttggttgaggggcagttctatgggcatatgtgacgccctctgtgacatgcttgcgtgtaaaaagggctatacaaataaatttgatttgatgtacgtttaaaaaaagaaagtttgGTCATATTTAGGAACTCTCCGGAATAGAAGTTCTGGTTCTTAAAAAAATAGCGTAATAGATTCCGGTGTCTACCAGACACTTTTATCTGACAAGTGCACATTTTCTCTGAGCTAACGGTTAAGGTGTAGCCATCTTAGAGTTGCTTCCCACCCTTTGTAGAGATTTTGTTTTTGGAGTGGGGGGTTGTGCTGCAACAGCAGAAAACCCACACAGGGGTGAGTGAGCTGCAACATCAACAGCACAGGCCAGCACAGGCCAACAGAGCCTGGCAGTCTCTCTAGAACCTGGAAGTCCAAGCtcactcctaccccccccccggtctctATTAGCTTCTCACCCACCTTCTCATCTCCATCCAAACCACCCAcactcctccaccacccactcCCTCTCGTCTCTCCATCCAAGCCCTCCCTACTCCtttgccccctccctctggtGTGTCCATCCATTTTGCCCACAGTGCTCCAACACCCACTCCCTGTGATCTTTCCATACATaacatctatctctcttttatttTTCCGTACAGTACCTTTTCACTACGCATCTCTCTTCAAACCACAACCTTGACTGAacatcctctcctttcttcccctctcactcCATGGCATCTAACATCTCCCAACGAAACCATTTCTGTTTATGCTATCCTTTCCTTTTTATACGTCACGCCACTGTCCTTACAAATGAGTCTTTCCtgtccacccctcacccctctcacctCACCCCTCTCGCCtcaaccctcacccctctcacctAAACCCTCACCCCTCTTGCCTCAATCCTCACCCCTATCGCAACATTCCCAACAGGAGGGCAGTCTCcaaccatctcctcttcctccatctcacgCATCCAGaacactctctcacccacacgcTGGGCCTCTGACATTCTGCCTGGCTTCTGTCAATGTGGGGGTATTTTTAGATAACCTTCCGTAGGTCTTTGAAgtagcagcaacacacacacatgcccgtaGAGTTCTTTCTGATGCTTGTTGACAAGTGCTCAGCTAGTGTTTTACACAGTTAGGCCAATGAAAAGTCACTGAACCCTCTTGAGCAAGCATCCAAACTAGCAGACCTATCCTTTCCTCATGCTAATGACTGAACATTTATCCAGTGGTTATGTCatgtctgttttgttttgtttgctaCAACAAAGCTCTTTGTCCACTGCAAAAGCTTGTCCTTTGTGTTTGATTGTGAGGTCAGCCAGCATGTTAAGTCATTTCTTTCAGACCGTGCCATGGCTCTATGCTCAGCGCACTCAGTTAACAGTGTAGACCTGAATGTCCTGACAGCCATCTTTCATTCAACTCACGTCATGGTAAAGGAAACatcaagagagacagagccttTTTAAAATGCAGGAGTGCAATCTGAGGGACTTTCAATCCCCAATGCCCACCCCTTTCACCCAAACACACTTCACCTcctgtgcacacacatccatacgcTTTACCGGACACTAAACCTTATAAAAACACAGTTTACCACATTATCCATATGCTTGTTTCACACATGGATAAATAACTGACTGAGTCATTAGTAGAACTCACTTGTTAACATTCCAGAAATACTTTGGTCAAAAGAGAAATAAACGATGGTACTACAGCAACTGACACTTTTAAACTAGGCTACTCCTTCATATGGAATGTTGAACATCCTAAATGTTGACCAAATCTACTAAActaaaaaatgaaaataaaagtaGCCTTTTCAGAGTGAGAGAGTATTAAATGAACTAATTCAAACCAGGAGGATCATGTAACAACATGTTGAAAAGACAAACAGATCACAGTAGATCCCAACATTCTGTATGGCACAGGGCTTGTGTCGACAGGCACAAAAATTCTACTACACAGAATCAAAAATAGCAGCTCTTCCTGGTTTGTTCAAACACATCTACATCCTCGCCGGCAGACTGCCCCTCCTCTGAGGATATTCCAGTTCTTCTTCAAGGTAGCACTTGTAGCAGAGCTGTGTCTGCTTTTGACGATGGTGCTGGCGAAAAACAGAAGTGAAAGCTCACACTGGCAAATTGCCACGCACTGGTAAACACAGGAAGAATCCCAAAACGGCTACACCAAACAGACCATGAGCTGAGATCACCTTCCGTAGGCTATCTTACTTATTTATGAATGAATGAGCTTCCACTACACCCAatctaaaaataaaaatgaGGTCAACTTTATATCAATAGGTTAGATAGCTATACGAAGATAAGCATTTTTTCCCCAAACAATGGGGAAAAAGATAGGGTTTGTAATTAACTCAGTCACCCCAACGTGTACGATGAAAAGTGCATCTGGAATAATGAAATGACTGCGACCTCCCCGGTTTGTACACACAACAGGGGCTGGAGCAAAGCTGAAGTACCGACCGCTGTTTCTTGCTACGCTGTTTCTTGCTACGCTGCTTCTCATGCACAGGACACCTAGTCTGGGCCAAAGTTGTCTGGAGAGTCTATGTGTACTATTAGTACCTGACTATTGGTCAGGTACCAACTAGTACAGATATTTTCTGAATCTCCTGGTCCTAATATTGGTGAGATCAGACCACAGGATATAATGTCAAGTTTTGACAGCTGTATAATGAATCCTCAATGAGCCATAATGGGGTCATTCAGACTTATCTTGACATAAGTCTGTGACACAGACTGTGTTATTGTAGAGCTAATTTTTGCTCTTCTCACAGTTGCTGGTGATCATCATCCTTAACGGTAAAATAACCAGTTTCAGCAAAAGGTTTAATAATCATAACTTACAGTGTGAATAAAATGTATCAGAGCAATTGCCTTCTCTGCAC
Above is a genomic segment from Osmerus mordax isolate fOsmMor3 chromosome 15, fOsmMor3.pri, whole genome shotgun sequence containing:
- the sgk3 gene encoding serine/threonine-protein kinase Sgk3: MEEQSSCPNVSIPCYNEQRDKKKRYTVYKVMVSVGRHEWFVFRRYAEFDKLYNTLRKQFPTLNLKIPAKRIFGDNFDPEFIKQRRTGLHEFIQRLVSHTQLSNHPDVRAFLQMDKSQNFSDASEDEDDKNSSGSRNINLGPSGNPQAKPTDFDFLKVIGKGSFGKVLLAKRTLDGKYYAIKVLQKRVILNRREQKHIMAERNVLLKNVRHPFLVGLHYSFQTTDKLYFVLDFVNGGELFFHLQKERTFTEPRAKFYIAEMASALGYLHSLDIVYRDLKPENILLDFEGHIVLTDFGLCKEGISQAETTSTFCGTPEYLAPEVLRKQPYDNTVDWWCLGSVLYEMLFGLPPFYSRDTHEMYDNILHKPLLMRPGASSTAWSLLQALLEKDSTRRLGSRDDFIEIKAHDFFFSINWDDLEQRKVPPPFTPNVNSPYDITNFDPEFTDETVPNSVCHSTDYSIVNASVMEADDAFLGFSYAPPSDDSFL